aacccaacccatattccgtacaataattttttttttttgaaatacacatttacgcgccaattaaatatgtaaaccattccacaagttccatttaaacgtaccacaatttaaatgtttacaaaaggcacgaaggacaTTAATTAAGTTtattacaagttcgacccactacaaatgatagtttataatccaaacgacacttcgagcatggtttgggactaaactacccaaaacgttaggccaacttcaaagctccaacaaaacatcatcaagggacacctaatgcccgataacccctttgcccttaaccgcacctgcatctaaaagataaacaacgagaggggtaagctaatgcttagtgagtgcaacaattatacatttacatatacaacctacttacttgcaatcacttacgcatttaccgcatacatgctagcattataaataatcataccatcacaagtataatactaaaccttccaccatacgagctagcataacaatagcatatagtttaaacaatataatatgctacaatccacacacacacaatcatggttaaccaatcgaaagAGGGAacagtgtttaaagaccgtcggagttcataacaaccattagtgcacttaacacttcgtacactaagcccacgggtggcatcttaacacgtcgatacttcaccccgggtggtgccttaacacttcgacacttcaccccgagtggtgtcttagcacatcgacacttcactcgttacatctctcggagtggcatcttaacacatcgatacttcactcccgagtggtgtcttaacacatcgacacttcactcgccacgtgaggagtggtgtcttaacacatcgacacttcacaactcaactacacaaataaatacatcatatatgcacgcatataattattccactcaccttaacacttcggtgatgattatgcacttccgaaacttcaaggcaacgtacctaatatataagtacacatttaattacacaactagtggaacttaccacactacatatcacttgagcatttaatgacccatttgcattaaatagctcacctacctcaaaaccgcccataaatggccaagactcatattaaatcactaaagctagtgatttaagtctactaacattaattaatcgcaacttagggtaattcataaccatttcacccaaactaggtcaacattaccccttttgacccattttaacactctttcaacattaaacaagtgttttaaagcttaacaacaccattaatacttacaaatcttaaatcataaggctaaaccctaggttatagctatttaagattttctttcacccacataacccaagttcacccattttaacctaaaatgggtcatacaagtctctagtgacCAAAACCCTAACCATAAACCAATAAAAACTCGAAACACAGAGTTAGGACTTACTGAGACTATCAATGTGtatctagagacacaaggaacaactttaacacttgggttcgggcaagattcaaccttcttcttcaccaaaatggcCCCTCTCACTCTAAAAGTATCACTCTCTCTCTAAGATCGATTTTAATTaattggaaatgaaatgaatgAGGAGAGGATAAGCTTGAACCAGCATTTACTCCCCCAAAACCGGCCATAGGTGAAAAGACAACAaagccctcaaaagattccattttaAATGGACAAAATTGTAAAACAGCGGCAAatgtcgcgatccgcgacaacaTGTCGCGATACGCGATACCATAACGCCATAAACATTTTTGAAACGCGACACTTTCACAGAAGTGAGAAAACCCTAACCATCGCGTTCTAACAtagtttgtcgcgtttcgcgacgaaCTGGGTCGCGACACACTAACCCAAAACGTGACAACCCTACTGTTGATTTCTCCCAGATACCCATCGCGTTCTAACCTGTTCCGTCGCGTTACGCGACACACCAGGATGCGATAAACTCGCTTGAAACGCGATGATATGCCTGATTGAACATTTTCTACATTTTTAACTCTTAACCAAACATAATCAATTACGGATACAATAATTAAATGTTCACGAGGATAAATACGCACCTTACAACACATTCGGAAAGAACGGGATGTTACAAAAGTGACAAACCGGCATTTCGATTACCGGTTTACCTATGTTTACAAATACCAACTTTGAAAATCTATTTCTGTAAACTCCTTTCAAatattactattttttttaaaaaatcaatTTTTCCAAGTATATATGTAAGTTTAAATGAACAAAATAATATAGTTAATTGTAGATGTATATAAACACAAAGTTAAGAAATTGAGAATCCAAACAAAGGAATTCCTTCTTTTCCAAACATTCTATCACTAAAAGAAAAATGAGCTTTAGTGACGAAGGCTATTGGTCACTAATAACGCTATTATGGTCACTAAATCAAGTTTGTGACCAAATAGATTGGTCACTTCTCGTCACTATAGATCCgtcacaaaatatttttagagacAAAATACCAaaattggtcactatagtgaccatttgTTTGGTCACTAATACCGTTTAGTGACTAAAATTTAGTGACTACTTTTTTAATGATAACTAAATAGTTTTATTAGTGATCAAATATTGAGTCGTCATTAAAAGATCGTGTCAAATGAGCATATTTTTCTTGTAGTGTATCTAGTGTTTACATGTTGACCTTAAAAACTTGTCAATGGCCCCTAAACCCCTAAAAAATTAAGAACTAATACGGAGTATTTGTTTTCCATATAACACTACTTAGCCACCCCTCACCCACCCCAAACACACGTACACACTATATACATTCACTTGCAAGCATTTGTACGAACACTACAAATACAAACTAAACCCCACCACCTAAGAATAAAACAACTTCTAgtttgtagtagtagtagttgctGTTGTAGTGGTATAGTAGTAGAACAGGAAAAGTTGTACAACTTTGAATCAAAAAATATGGAAGGATCTGAAAAAGGGTTAACCAATTTTGATCTTCAAGTTTCTTCTTTCTCAAACCCTATCCATGATCATATTGGTAATTTTACCCATTTTCAAGATCATCATAATCACCATAACCAAGTTTTGAGGTTCCTACCTCAAAATCTTTCTCTTCCTCATTTATCTCATACATCTATCAACACAACCACCACCTCTACTGCTTTTAACACTGATGCTGCCACGTGTCATAGAGATTCTTGGCATAAAGAACAACAGGTAGAGAGTTGAGTCTCATCATCATGAGACTATTTTTTTTTATGATCTTgaaatattttattttcttttatatagGTGGGAAGGTTGGATCCAAAGGCTGTTGATGAAGAAAAATGCACAGATGATCATAGTTCATGGTTTGGATCCATCTTTACATTTGATTTTTGTTACTTTTGTTTATGGCTCTTGATGACATATTAGCTTATTAGATCTTCAAGAAGCCAATAAGCTTCATTTATCCAGCTTATGACTTAGGAGATTATCACTGTGTGAGTTTATTTACCAAATCAAAAACGCTTGAAAAATAACTGAATTCAAACACCCCTTTGTTTCAACTCTTTTAGTATGATGATGTATTTAGGGTTTAAACTAATCATCAAACAAGAAAAGCTTTTATGGATTAGTGTAATTCATTACTTATGTGACTTGGAAATTAAAAGTCATATgtgaaaaacaagattggataaaaaaatatataaacactttGAGATTAGTAGTTTGGATACAAAACATATTGCATGAAGGATGTCAATGGAAAAATGACAAGATTTAGCTATCTTGTGTGGATTCAACTATGAGAGACAGGATTTTTGTTTACCACTCTACTGTGtgttaagtgtgtgtgtgtgtgagagagatagagagaaacTATGGTAGTGTGAGAAGCTTCTTTTTGTTGTTCCCTAGTCAGATTCTAACAAGATCTAATTAACTACAAATATATGAAAAAGATTTCTACATAAAGCAATTTAAAAAGCATCTCTCAATCTCTTTTTAACTTGTCAGTATGTGATGATCATATGGGGAAGAACAAGCATCATGAGACCTAATGATAACATAAATCTATATACATCCCACCAAGTATCAAATCCATTGATATACATACAAATAGAAAAAGTTAATAAACTTTTTAGTATTGATTTGAATTGGAAGGTGgaagagttcatcaaaccctgaaAAGGGGAGGATGAAAATGAGAAGAAAGCTAAGAGAACCAAGATTCTGTTTTCAGACAAGGAGTGATGTTGATGTTCTTGATGATGGTTACAAATGGAGAAAATATGGTCAGAAAGTTGTCAAAAATAGCCTTCATCCCAGGTACTATGATAACTTGATGATCTCCATAATACCTTTGATTTTACTAATAATTGAAGTAATTAAGTTGAAAAGTAATTCATTACTAACTAATTAACTAGCTGTAACTTATAATTACTTCATTATTGGGAAGATACTTGTTAATTGTACTAGCTAGggtcttgatttttttttttttttttttttttttgcaaaattaACGATTAAATTAAAATGAAAGAAATTTCATCGGAAAATAAAAGAACCTAAAATTGATATTAGCAGGGGCGGATTTACTTTGCTACCAGTGGTAGTACGGGCTACCATTATGCACTCAAGCTAAAAAATTTGAGCTTTTAACTAGTGTTATCACtggatagtgtaattttttttGTGTGATACCATTCGATAGTGtaatttttttgagtttttaactAGCTAGTGACTCTCCTGCTTTCACTAAGACCTGATTGCAAGGCAGTTCTATCAAATCTAAAATGGGATTTTTAGGGTAGTTTTCTCCGTGATTACGATTTCTAAATTCGCCAATAAATACAAGTTACAAATGGATAAGACTCGAGGGTAGTAACTGAACCAGGGCAAGAGCCACCCCAAAACCAACGGTACACAAAAACAACACAAAACAAGCAATACACCTGAACGAGACAACCAAAAAACTAGGGTCTTAGATATTTCCACCCTTACATTTGATCATTATTCAGCTTGTGcgtatatataattaataacagTATTTAACGCAAAGTATGAACACCCATTATGTTGTTCATGCATTGCATTATAAAACCTGAATGTTGTTTTAAGTTTTATGCAAGTCTGAGATTAAGGAGTTATAGTAGTATCATGGGTGATGATATATCACTCATCAAATTGATAGATACACTCAAAATACATGTAATACCCTTAATGATGCATCGGACAATTTTTTATGTTAAAAATAACTTGAGAGCATTTTTGAAAGATAGTGTAAAATAATTGTGAATTTATTAAAAAGAAATTTGGAAATATCACTGCGCATCAAAACAACATTGAATTGGGAAGAAATTAAGGTTATACTTGTCTTTTTATGTCTCTACTAGTGTACACAGACTAATGTGGTAGCTTCATGATGATCACATCATTTCAAGGTCATGTTTCAGGTTCTTTAATTATTATTGTATGTTTGTATACGAGTACAAAATGCAGTGACAAGAATGTATTGTTTAACCAATCCATAATTACTTTTATTTTTTCTACTATGCTTGACGTAATCCCCAAAGAATATAGAATATGGATATTTAAGATTTTTAATAAATTCACTTTTATAGTCCATTATCTGCTTATATATAGTACATAGTACAAGTTATTAGTGCATTATATATATAAGTGAATTTGTAAAATTTCTAACTGAAAATATCACTCCCCAAAGAATATAAGTAAAAAATAACAAACGAGATTATGtatctacaactaattgtccactttaataaatagataataataataaagtaaatttttttatcTATTTGCTTTAtacatgtaaaataataaaaagtagagGATAAAATCGAAAAGTTAATAAAAAATATATGTGACAGTCACTTTTTCTTAAACAGAACAATTATATTCTTTGAGACAAGTAAATACACTTTAAATTGAGTTACAATTCAAATTTACTTACTGTATATGGTTAAAAGGTTTAAACCTCTTTAATTATTTCTCATCACCTAAAATTAGCTAGATGCATTATATGGAATTGGAGTCATTATTCTATGTTCTACGGAGTACTTATTACACCTTGATTAATATCTTAATCTAACCAGATATAAAACTTCAAAATGTAGCAATTTTTAGGTTACTTCAGTTCTAGAttaaatctaatgatgttatgCCTTTACCACTTTATAATATGCTGGTTAGAATTATAAGCTAAAAAGGTTGCCTTTTGGGACATGAAAAAGGGATCTTGATCTAACCCCCTTTTGCTTCTATAACAATATCATGATGACATCCATATCACTTCCATTACAAGTTAAAGCTTTAGTTGTTCTTAGAATAAGTATGAAACAGTATTCCGGTTAGGTCGCATACATCTAAATAAAAATACTCATATTTTTTCGAGTAACCTGAATTTATCCGTTTTTTGTTCTTTTTCGTTTTTGCTAAAAAAGTGTATTCATTAGTGAATCATAACTTTATTATAACATGCTTAAAAAACCTCCATAAGTTCACTGTATATACATTGATTTAGAGTAAATTAGTAATAAGATTTACACAACTACATTTTAAATTTGGGTTGATTGTGATGATCATACTTTAAGCAACTGGTTTTTTCTTGTTTTAACTATGTTGAACTAGCAGGAGTTATTATCGTTGTACACACAGTAACTGCCGTGTGAAGAAAAGGGTAGAGCGATTATCTGAAGATTGTAGAATGGTGATTACAACGTATGAAGGTCGACACAACCACACTCCTTGTGACGATTCAAATTCATCAGATCAGGAATGTTTTACTTCGTTTTAatacataatataaatataatataatgtaaGTTCTACTTTGTGTTCCTGCAACGCGTTTGATGTTAGGAGCTTCGAATCTGGTTTATTTTCGTCTACAAGTTACTTTTGCATCAATCTTCATGTTCTTGGTTATGAAGATTTAGGTAATGTCAAATGCTTGATCAACTTCCAGGATTATGATTCTGCAATATTTTGATGTACATACAGCTATTAGAATGCAAATTTCTTGTAATGTATTGGTAATAGGATTCTCAAGTTTCTTATATAGTAAAAGTATCTATTTCTCTTAAGAAAAATACATCAGTATATTCCACAATATTTGGCAATGGCAAATTGAGTGGATGTTTAAGCAAGCTAGATTTTGTTAGATGGTTGCTGTTTACATATATAATTCTATTTTTTATATGATATAGTAGTATAGTATAAACATCTCAAAATTAAATTCATATTTACAAAAGTTTTGGTGGACAAAAACTATTTACATCATAATTAAATAAGATGTTATATAACAAGAAAAACGTTGGTTAGTGGTAGCCTGGTAGGTATGGTATTCTAAACTTATTTTGCAATAACTAAATGATAATGTTACTTTGAAATATTTGGCATATAAGTTAGGAGTATGTCTAACAAACTTTCGTTTTCTTTTATAGTTTTGATAGTTCGAGCACTAGCGGTTAAAACACTTTTTTATAGATAGTAAAATATACTTAACGCTACATATTATCGATTTAGCAaattaaatgataaaaatattaatagtcTTTTCGTGAATTTGTTGCCCTAAAGAGTATTCTTTTACAAAAATTTTACAAAAAACAAGAAAgaggaaaaaaaattatataacaaGTATAATCAAGTTTCGCAAAGTCAGTTTGGTACATATCACGATAAACCACGTTTTCCAAACACGGTTTGGCCGAATCGTTTTGACTATTCTGAAAAAGTGTAAATTTTCGGTGAAACCGTGTATGACAAACACGGTTTGTCAATAGCAGCAATATTCGCCAGCTACCACCGTAAAGTGCATGAATGCTATGTGGATGCATGTACGCCACGTGTCAAACCGACTTTGACAAACACGCTTTTGCAAGGAATTTATAAAACCATCGAAAGCTTCAGTTGAGCTCACAAACGTTTACTCTCAAAATTTAAACATAAACATTGTTCTTTACTCTCAAAATTTAGCGTGTTAACTTAAATGGCGGGCATATAAGCTAGAGCTGAGCCACAAATTGATGATTAACTGTGGTTATAAGGAGCACATAGACATCGGTCACACGCAATTTTCACGAATTCTACTCAAACTGAAGCAATAAAACCTAGAAGATGTTATAGAAAGCTAGCTTAAGCACATTAAAGGTCGTCCAAACCGATAAATACATCCGCGTGTGAACAGATACATTATAGAAGCAGGGTTTGGGGGTCCTTTTGATACCGGGTGCCACAAGTTGGATCATGGTCTAATTACAACATTATTTGAGAGGTGGCTCCTAGAGACACATACGTTTCACTTTGCTAGGAGCGAAGCCACGGTAACTTTACAGGATGTGCAAGCTTTATGGGGTTTGCCCATAGATGCACCAGTTGTCTTCGACGTATGGAAGAATTTAGACGAAATAACTTGGGTGACTGTTGTCAAGAATTGCTAGAGTTGGAGCCAGGCGAAGAAGAAGTTAGAACCCTTTAATTGTTGGGTATATCGCACATTTGACTAATTTGCAGGAGGAAGGATTTTTGAAGATGCGTCAAAAGGGTTACAACAACAGCTCAAATGTCGTTGGAAAGCCAACCAATTTTGTAGGATTTTTATGATATTCCACAACATATTATGGGTTATACTGGTCATAACCCGAACTTTGTGGACTATGGTTCACAAAGTTTTCAGCTTGCTACAGAAGAACACCATCATGTCGGGACTTCTTCATGAACCTATTTCTCTCAAACCCATTTATCCCAAACCCTTTTCTCTCAACCCCATTTATCTCAACCCCATTTATCTCATACAAATTATTTCCAAACCATCCAAGATAAGTAATTTTGTGGATAATTTGTTTCATTTTACCCCAGAAATACAATGATGGGTCCAAGAGCTTTGTACACTCCCCACCCGATGTAAAATTTAAGAAGTTCATCTCATCATGTTAATCTGGGTATTAATGAAGAGAGGGCATCCGGAGCTGATGAAGTACCAATTAATCAAAGATTCGAGGTCGGAGGACTAACACTGTGATCGCGTGTGAACAATAGTTGTATATGATTGAATTCATCTCCAGTAGTGAATTGATTATGCGAACTCTAATTCCTGTTGGTatgtgttgagtctcaaaaataatTAAGGACTTAATTATGATAAAACGGCAATTATGTACActagaatgttatgtgcagccaacaTAGGTTTATTTGTGTATAGACATCAATTGTTGCTGTATCGAGTGTTTTAGTATGTTGCATAGTCTACCAGTACAAGGTTAACGACATTCGTCATTTAAGCACAGGATGGGTACCCAGCaaatcatgaagatcaagtgaACCAGTATAGAAGAGCCAGCATAGCtggtagcagcatacaacacaagacagctatgctccattacaagatagtagtttcctgagtggtctacatccagtgtaatattcaacagaagtcgaagacaaagttgaatagaAAAGGACACATGTCGGCGGCtggcaagtgaccttacaagaccatgtgggaatgcagaagtttaacgcatgtgtagacatgtgtaatactttgtcaatgcctagaaaacccaacattctatttgtttaataaaatagtggtgccaaaccaaattgaggtgttcctgcaaatagctaccaaagaggaatgaagagagcacgctctctgatgcagttatccccacaagtacagacatcctatgtaccaatggacaatggatcaattacatggaTAAAAGGattactataaatagaagtattcactattttaacaactagtggtgtgggtttattttaaatagagtccaaaatgtgtaatagcttaAGATAACCTCTATAGTTATAATCTTGGTATAATCTATATTCAACCAACAGTTATTCCGCCAAgaacagttgtgattctttgtgattcatattaataaagaataatcgttaaaaattacctttgactcttatttaaattgcatatttgaatactaaactgtgataacacttaagttaattaaaaagaattgtattcaccccccctcccctctacaatactcctattgttaatcaagggaccaacaactggtatcagagcttcagtcttgataatttaatatcttggatctgaattctctcatggctgcatattcaaactcagcttaccttgaaaatggttcaaccaatagaccacctaaattcgatgaagatgaatatgaaactTGGAAAGCTAGGTTTATGTTCCACCTTGAGTTTAttaacccactcatgcctggtattgcaacAGATGGTAAATTCATCCCTACTGAAACACTTGAAAGTGTTCCTGCTACAGCAGATACTCCTGCTATCTCTAGCAGAGAAGTTATTTTTTCCCATCTAGATGGGTggatgaggacaaacgtcgtgttggacttgaccctaagatcaaaaCCAtgatagctataactttacctaaccatgtgtttaaactgattaagggaaaaccaACTGCTAAGGCCattttagactatctagatgtaacATATGATGGTAAGGATGAGGTTAGGCAAAATAAGATCATTgttttgaaaagagaatatgaaatgttctttgcct
This genomic stretch from Rutidosis leptorrhynchoides isolate AG116_Rl617_1_P2 chromosome 11, CSIRO_AGI_Rlap_v1, whole genome shotgun sequence harbors:
- the LOC139877290 gene encoding probable WRKY transcription factor 12, translating into MEGSEKGLTNFDLQVSSFSNPIHDHIGNFTHFQDHHNHHNQVLRFLPQNLSLPHLSHTSINTTTTSTAFNTDAATCHRDSWHKEQQVGRLDPKAVDEEKCTDDHSSWWKSSSNPEKGRMKMRRKLREPRFCFQTRSDVDVLDDGYKWRKYGQKVVKNSLHPRSYYRCTHSNCRVKKRVERLSEDCRMVITTYEGRHNHTPCDDSNSSDQECFTSF